Below is a window of Salmo trutta unplaced genomic scaffold, fSalTru1.1, whole genome shotgun sequence DNA.
TGGCTGTGTCTGGTACCTGTCTCCGTAGCTGTCAGGGGCTGAGAGGGCAGGTTCAGCTCCGTTACACACCTCACACCTGGCCTCTTCCAGAGGGTTCCCCTGGACATCCCGCTCCACTACAGTACAACAATACAGCATTAGCATCACATAGCGCCGCACCATAAACACCATCACATCCCCTATAGACGTGGCTCCTCCAGCTGCTGTCTCACCCAGTATACTCCCAGTTTTACTCACCCAGTATACTCCCAGACAGGCACTGACAGGTTccctgctcagtcagactgcccGGACAGAGGATACACCCATAGCCATCCTCTGTTACTGCCTACAGGAGACAGGCAGAACAACACATGCAGTTcagcaccagtggaggctgctgaggggagaacagctcataataatggctggaacgtagcaatggaatggcattaaacacataaaaaccatgtgtttgacgtatttgataccattccacttattccgctccagccattaccatgagctgtcctccccaactacagtgccaccaacctcctgtgttcagCACACTTCCCAGGACAATCTGTATTGACTGAGACCTTTAAACTGGTCGGTGAATGATAAGTAAATTGAAATAGCTGATTTTGAAATGCATTATATGGTGTGATGCACTGTCTAGCAGTACGGAATAAGAACATACCGGTTTTTCTAGTGGACACTGCTGACAGGTGATGGAAGCTCCGTTGGTGGCGAGAACTCTGAACCCAGTCACACATTCACAAGACAGACCTGATGAAGAAGGAGAGGGTAATTGGAGAGGGTAACACAAGAGATTATAACAGTAGACACAGCTGTAGGTTACGTTTTAAACCATCAGTGCTCTCAGCAAACAATACCTGCAGTAATCTTATTGACTGATGAACCAGCTAACATAGTCTACATATAGGACAATGCAACTAGCAGGCCAGTTTAAACTATATTAGCTGCATTATTATCCAATTctaaccagctagctagccaggtgGTTTACTGCAATACATTCCTCCCCTATGATTCGCTACTGCTGTATTTAAGTACTATTTAGCAAAGATGGTTGAGCCTGTTCTATTCTTACACGTAAcgttttaaacaaagcgattgaCTCTACAACAAACCCGGACTGGAGTTGATTAGCGTACTGCTAATTAGGTAGCCCGTTAGTCACAGTATAACCAACAACACCACTGATAAACGCACCAGTTGCACTCGAACTCTGGTTCGGACCGCATTTCACACAGGACTGACTGGAGATGTCGTAGAACTGTTCCACGCCGCAGTCTGAAGGACGCTGAAACGAAATCGTAAACTGCTGGGAGTGAAGTAGGTTTGATTTTATTGTTAGAAATAGTGCCAATCCGCACACAAGTAACTTCCCAGTTGCCATGGTAGAGAAACTGACTTCCTGTTATTTTACCCACAACCCCTTCTGTCTTTTGGGGCGTGTGCTCGCGCCACTTTTCTCGCGCCTCCCTACTTCCCCATAAAATGCGCGCACGTGGCAGCTCGTGCACAGTTAATGTGGTCGGGCTCGTAAAGGGACAACGTTTCGACCTATCATCATCACATAAAACTACGATATAAAGGTTAAAATACAGAGGACCCAGAGTTGTTATGGTTTTCATCTGGTAAGTAATTTGAGGAGTTGAGCTGTTTACCTTTTTAACTGAAATATTCTTAAATGTTTCGTCTTACAGGGCAGGCTAGCTAGTCTCATTTCACAGCAACTGTGACTCcgggctaactagctagccaaccaggtGTTCATCATAATGTACCGCGTGCCAGCGTTCATCAGTTGTGTTGTTGGTTACTTAATTAACGTGTTTAATTTCTATGGAAATTTGGATGTTCCTAATATAAGTAAAAATGAATGTGTCCATTTAAATGTTTATCCTTTTGTTGCTGTTCTTAATGTATTAAATAACTCGATTTCTGCTTCATGTTAAAGaccgatttttattttttttgtatctgtttccagATCTCTGGTTGCCAGATAAAAGGAGTTAAATATGACCATAGTACTTCGGTTGCAGGGTCTGAGTATTGAGGCCGGGACAGAAGACATACGCAGATTCTTTACCAACTTATACATCCCAGAAGGTGGTGTATATATTATAGGAGGACACCTTGGTGAAGTGTTCATTGTGTTCACTACAGAGAGAGATGGCCAGCACGCAATGAGGCGCTCTGGAACTCTTCTTAGAGGGTCTCCGGTGACCCTACATATTAGTAGCATCGCAGAACTGCAACGAAAAATGGAGTCCAAACTACAGAGGGAGAAGCTCCTTCCAGCGCTGGTACCTGAGAAGAAGCCTTTGCTGCCCCCGGCAGTGCCCTTGCCCGACCCTGCCACAGCCCTACTGATCGGCCTTGTTGCTGTTATTCAAGGACTGCAGTCTAATCAGCCAGGAGAGCACAACAAAGTGACAGCAGCACCTGGTCCTGTGCTCAGGGCTAATAGCCCAGCTGTTGGTTGTGTGCTCAGGGCCGATAGCGCAGCTGTCGGTCCTGTGCTCAGGACTGATAACACAGCTGTGCCTGGGGGTGAGCTAAGGAGACCAGAAGAGGCTTACAGGCCAAGGCCAGGCTACGTCAGGCTCTTTGGCCTGCCAAAGACTGTCACCAGCCAGGAGATCTGCCACTTCTTCAAAGGCCTGTTGGTCCAGGATGTGATAGCTAATGTGAAGCTGGGCGTGAGACAGGGCTGCCTTGTAAAGTTTGGGCATGCCCAGGACGCATGTGATGCTCTAAGCTTCAACCACCAGCAACTGGGCCGCATCAGTGTGGAGGTCCGTGGGGCCTCTGAGGAAATGTGGAGCTATGCCATCCAGCAGTGTCAGAAACCTTCTTATGACCCCTTGGAAAACCCCTTGTATAGGCCCacaacccagagagagagaacctcgTACAACCCCCAAGAAATACCCTCGTATACAATCCAGAGAGATGGACCCTCATTAGAATCCAAGGAAATGCAGCACCAGGAAAGGCCCTCCTATAGAACCCAAAGACAAAGCTTGTATGAGtctgacagagaaacacacaggacCTGGGCCAAGAGGCGCTCTGAGGACAGGTCGCTGTCACGGTCACCGAAGAGGCCCAGATCCTGTGAGTCCCTTTCACCGAGCGTGGAGTACTGTATTATGGCCAAAAATCTATCCAAAACAATAACGAAGACTGAGATAAAAGAATTGTTTGGCTGTCCAAACATCGCCAACAGCAAAATATTACACTTACTGTATAAGGATAGCGAGAGGACAGATACAGCGTTTGTAATATTCAACCAAACGGAAGACTACGTTTATGCTTTGAACCTAAACGGCTGCCATGTTGGTTCCCAGGCCATAGAGGTCTCCTCTGTCACCAAGGAGAAGATGCAAGCTATGTTGTCAACTGGGAGACACCATGGCAACCCCAAGACAACACCAGCAGTGTCAGAGCGAAGCGAGGGGAAACATCAGATTGGGAGACCCAGGGTGAGACCGTTTCCCACAGCACAGACATGTGTTTATGTACGAAACCTCCAGTCAGACGTGACGAAAATGGAAATAAAAGAATTTTTCTGCGACCTTCCTCTGACTGAACAGTTTATCTACATTCTGTGTGATCAAGATGGCAATGGCATCGGTGAGGCTGTGGCTCAGTTTAAAACGGAGGATTTTGCCACACAGGCCCAGAAACGACATGGCAAGACATATATGGGGACC
It encodes the following:
- the rbm12ba gene encoding RNA-binding protein 12 encodes the protein MTIVLRLQGLSIEAGTEDIRRFFTNLYIPEGGVYIIGGHLGEVFIVFTTERDGQHAMRRSGTLLRGSPVTLHISSIAELQRKMESKLQREKLLPALVPEKKPLLPPAVPLPDPATALLIGLVAVIQGLQSNQPGEHNKVTAAPGPVLRANSPAVGCVLRADSAAVGPVLRTDNTAVPGGELRRPEEAYRPRPGYVRLFGLPKTVTSQEICHFFKGLLVQDVIANVKLGVRQGCLVKFGHAQDACDALSFNHQQLGRISVEVRGASEEMWSYAIQQCQKPSYDPLENPLYRPTTQRERTSYNPQEIPSYTIQRDGPSLESKEMQHQERPSYRTQRQSLYESDRETHRTWAKRRSEDRSLSRSPKRPRSCESLSPSVEYCIMAKNLSKTITKTEIKELFGCPNIANSKILHLLYKDSERTDTAFVIFNQTEDYVYALNLNGCHVGSQAIEVSSVTKEKMQAMLSTGRHHGNPKTTPAVSERSEGKHQIGRPRVRPFPTAQTCVYVRNLQSDVTKMEIKEFFCDLPLTEQFIYILCDQDGNGIGEAVAQFKTEDFATQAQKRHGKTYMGTRVLLTCISFQQMEDILKRNA